The following DNA comes from Flavisolibacter ginsenosidimutans.
AAACCCACAACGCCAACGGGCAAACGTGTTTTAATGAAATAAGGAAAGACGGCTTCCGGACGCAAGCCTTGCGGCAAAGGCTGTTGCTTGTAATACACAAACAGCGCGGTGCCGATGAACATAAAGATCGTCCAGACGGGTACGGTTAACAGAATTCCTATAAGCGAAGCACGAATGGCGGCCTTGTCGGTTTTTGCTGTTAAATAACGCTGCACCACGGTTTGGTCGGTGCCGTATTTCTGCACAGCATAAAAGGCGCCGTTGATGACCATCACAATGAAGGTTAACCGGGTAAAATTAACATCGTAAGGACCAAAGCCCGTGCGGCCGTTTGCAGCAGCTACGTGAAAGATTTCAGCAGGTCCGCCTTTTGTTGAAAATAGCAAAACAGAAATGCAAATAATGCCGCTGGCAAAAAGCATAAAGCCCTGGAATACGTCGAGCCAGATTACCGCTTCAATGCCGCCCAACAGGTTTACGGTAATGATAATAAACCCCACCGCACAAACCACCGCTATCATGTTGCCAGCAACAATGTTGTTTAATGCAATGGCCAACAAAAAGAGCACCGTTCCCATGCCGGAAAATTGCCGTAGCACAAAAGCAATGGAACTGTAGTAACGGGCAAAGGAACCGAAGCGCTGTTCAAAATATTCATACGTACTTAAGCGAATGACTTTGCGGTAAAGCGGAACGATAAACCAAATCACGCAACTCAACACAATCGGCACCATCAAACCTTGCACAAGCAAAATCCAGTTGGAGGTATAGCCCGTGCCGGGATAAGCCAAAAAGGTAACGCTGCTAATGAGTGTTGAAAGAAGCGAAAGACCGATGGCCCACGTCGGCACTTTGCCTTGTGCAAGGAAAA
Coding sequences within:
- a CDS encoding sodium:solute symporter, with the protein product MNSSIHLVDYGIIAFFLLATLYFGARFAKNQKTTKTFFLAQGKVPTWAIGLSLLSTLISSVTFLAYPGTGYTSNWILLVQGLMVPIVLSCVIWFIVPLYRKVIRLSTYEYFEQRFGSFARYYSSIAFVLRQFSGMGTVLFLLAIALNNIVAGNMIAVVCAVGFIIITVNLLGGIEAVIWLDVFQGFMLFASGIICISVLLFSTKGGPAEIFHVAAANGRTGFGPYDVNFTRLTFIVMVINGAFYAVQKYGTDQTVVQRYLTAKTDKAAIRASLIGILLTVPVWTIFMFIGTALFVYYKQQPLPQGLRPEAVFPYFIKTRLPVGVVGLILSAMISAAVCSLSADLNSLAAVGVEDYYKKMRPNRSDKHYLKASRWVVVFSGLLTILIGIFYVNAGSEGVLGIVFTLYAIFSGGIVGIFLLGLFSARANRQGVTIAIVVCILFTAYAFLTSTKIGLGENKKLLLDLGKYNFTHDKLMLGVYSHLVVIGVGYLASLAFPKPEVNPNLLYSGWRQQRMRKAKTELAS